The sequence ATTACAGTAAAAATGTTATAATCCACACCTACATAACTCAGTTCAGACAGAAGGACTCTTGAACTCCTTGTGTGTCCATCTTTCATGACACTGGGGTTGGTGATGGCCACTTGCACTAAGTCCTGAGCTCCCTCAGGGGCacggtcttttttcctttctatattcCTAAGGCCTAGCAGAGTGTAGATGTTCAACCTgtgtttgttgactgactgaaTAACTGACTGAATAAACAGAGGGGAATGTGGAAGGAAGAAGGTTAGGAGGAGGATGGGTAGAGAGATTGAGGCCATGCTTCTACTGCCTGTTTCAGACATGGACTGTGGAGAGATGTAGACAAGCTTGAGAAAAGCTGGGAAAATGAGCTATGCTTGTGGAGGCATGATTAGAGGGAGAAGCTGGGGAGGTTTTCTGAGCCTCTACtggaggatggtgatggtggagtCACCGCCTAATATTTTACCTGTTTAAGTAGGAACCCTGAAGGACACATAGGTTTAAGGTGATGATGAGTGTCATTTCAGATGGTGATGTGAGACCTCCAGGTGTAAGTATCCAGCTTGTGCTAAGATATATGGGTCTACAGCTTAGGGGAGATGCTGGAGCTGGAAGTGCCGACTTGTTTGTTACAGGAGAAAGAGGATGAGTCACGTGGCAGTGCATGCGCTTCgctggggctgctggggcagCGGCAGTGGCAGATCAACCCTGGGGAGCATCAGTGTTTAAGGACAAAGTGGAAAGAACCCAGGCAAGGAAGCTGAGTCCAGAGAAGGAGAACAGGAGCCACAAGGAGAAAAGTTTCAGGGAAGACAGTTCAGTGGATAAGGAAGAAAAGTCCAGAAGGGTAGAAACTGACTAGGGTCTTTTGAGTTTGGACAAGGAAGGTCATTTGTCTTTGCTGGAGGAGTTTCACCAGGAAAGTAAAGGGCAGGGTCCAATTGCACCAGGTCACGGAGCAATGGGGAAACGGACTGTGAGCCAGTGTGGAAGACTGAATCTCCAAACCCGCTTTCTTCAGATGCCTGGACCTGAAGGGTGGACAGAGATAGGTCAGCAATTTCAGGGTGGATTTGGGGTGGGAACATAGATGACTCTGAATAAACTAGGGGAAGGAATCTGAGGACAGAGAGTGGCTTAAAATATGGGAGAGACAGAGTTCTCATCttggcgcagaggttaacaaatccgactcggaaccatgaggttgcaggtttgatctctgcccttgctcagtgggttaaggatccggtgttgccgtgagctgtggcgtaggttgcagactcggcttggatcccacgttgctgtggctctggtgtatgccagcagctgcagctctaatttgacccctagcctgggaacctccatatgccgcaggagcggccctagaaaaggcaaaaagacaaaaaaaaagggcggggggAGAGATAACGAAGGAGTCAAAGTTTTGGCAGAAATGGAGGAATACACAAGTACTAACAGTACTAATTAGTACTGGTGATACTAACACTAGCAAACACTACAGAGCACCTACTAGGTACAGGGGCTCTTCTAAGTGCTAACCATaaatttaactcatttaatcctcacaacaagcctatgaggtaggtactatgattgccccgttttacagatgaggtaaaCTGAGGTACCAAGCGTCAAAACaactatcatcattattatttactgagtactttttgtttatttggggtatGGCTATTGATGACATGTCTGCAGTGTATTAATAGACCAATTTTACATATTGGGGACAGTAAGAACACAGTAAGAGGCAGTAAGGACACAGAAGGAGAGTCTGCCTTGGGCTCTGGTTTGGAGGGTTGGAGGGAAGGACGAATATGGACACAGAGGTGGGTATAGACATGGGGTGGGTAGAAGGCAACAGGACTTTGAGGCAGTTCAAGACAATGGTTTTGATTTCTGTGGCAAAGTAGAGAAAGAACATTTACTGTGGGAAACGCAGGtgacagtaaaagaaaataagaatatttaattcCAAGCCCTGGCCATGACGACTTCTAACATTTTGTTGTGTTGCCTTCTGGAGTTTTCTCTAAGCATACATATACAGCCATAAATACCTAACAGCAGCAGTcagtccttccttctgctggagAAAATATGAACCAGCAAGCCTGTCAGAATCCAAACTTTGTAACTTTGGACCTACAAGCAGAAGAGTTCGTAGTGTAAGAAGCTAGCCCTGTGACCTCTCCTCCTTGTCCTGAGCAATGTCTCTGCAGCTCTTTAGTTGCACAAGTCCTGCAAAGACCCTCTTCCAGCGTGCAGAGGTTTGAGGCGCTGTGACCTGGAGAAGCCAGGCTGTCTTGCACAATATATTGAAAGGTCATCTTTATAGTAGGGCCACAGAGGTGTACCTCTGCAGACTGTTTTCTGGGAGAAATACTTCAGACCAATGTAGGAATTTAGCTCACCCCTAGTGGCAGAATAATATTCCCATTATGAACTAACTGcatgtaaaaacaaacaaggtAATATTTATATGCGTTTGTGGTTTTGTTTCAGAGTAGATTGGCTTAgattaaatgtgtgtgtatgtgtgtcttctTCATTGAGCAAGTACCAAAAACCACATTCTGGCCCCTCTGGGATGCCAGAAATTGGGGAATGGGATGGGTGGGGCTTCCTGGAATCACAGAAGGGATCATTCAACAGATGGGTGCCCAGGGAGTGGCCCAGTTGTCTGGGGAAATGATGTACCGGGTATGACAGCTCCCTTTGTATTTGGAGGGTGTAGAAACTGTCCAGCAGATCCTTGAGAGAGGATGCAGGAGAGAAGGAGGCAAGTGGCTCTGACCTTAGGAAATGGAAGATGTTGGACCCTGTAGTGACCCCATGCCTTTGGCTCAGCCTGAGGATAAACAGGAAATTTCTTTGAAAGGGTGGGATCTTGGGACCTACAGGGATCAACGGAGCCAAGAACTCAGACTGCACCTTTTAGTCTTGTCCTCAGAAACACTTGTTCCAGCAAGAACCCTGCTTGTATAAAGATAGGCTCCTGCTTTTCACAGCCTTCACTTACTAATTACTGTAAACATCTCTCCATATAATTAAGTGTTCTATACTGTGGTGTTCAGTGGTCACTTCATTGTGGATGGAACCGGGCTTATTAACTAACGTCCTGTGTAGGAAACACACACCCGACTGGACCTAAGTGGAGGCCAAACTAAGCCCATCCTGGGAGCCGGCCAATGCCATATCCTCCCCCTCCTTTAAGGACCAGCTAAGTCAGTTCCTCCATCTCTCACCTCTCAGCATCTTCCTGTGGTGGTTCTGGACCACCTGTTGCAGTCCCAGTTTGCCTCATTCCCAAGCTCACAGAAGTCATGGAGAAAAGGAGGCCCAAACACATGGAGAAAACAGTGAGGcaaagacatggctgggatcccagcACAGACTTCCTGTCCTCCTGCGGTTGCAGTCTTGGCTGAGCTGAGCTCTTTCCTCACAGTGTTTGGCTTGGATGTTAGACTAGGTGAGTCAGCTCTCCTGACTCACCTCCTCTGCGTCGAAAGTCACACGGAGATGGGGTTGTTGCCAGATCAGTAGAATTATTGATCCTTCCAGGTCCTCTCAGCCTTCTCTCTGAAACTAGGTCCTAGAATGGGTCCTGTGAAGGTGTGGCCTCTTACAGTGACCCCAGGGCCTGGGTGCTGAATGAAGGAAGCACTGGGCCTCGGTGTTATCAGAGTCTTTCCTTGAGCTCAAGGCAGGTGAGCAGGCACATTGCAGACAACCCCAGACACACCTGGTTAGCATCCCAGCCCCATCATTGACTGGTGGGATGACCTCAGCCTTACCTCTTTAGGTCCTCAGAGGTGggttttcctcatctttaaaatgaaaaaaaaaaaaaaaaaaagataagcaatgagatcctgctgtatagccctgggaactacatctagtcacttgtgatggagcatgatggaagataaggtgagaaaaagaaaatgtatatatatatatgtacgtgtgactgggtcacttcacggtacagtagaaaattgacagaacactgtaaactaactatactggaaaaaataaaaatcatttaaaaataaaatgaaaaaaatgttatacaGATAACCTATGAGCGTTCAAAGAGTCAATGCATATAAGTGTAAAAGGACCTTCAACTAAATTTTCTACGGGGCACTAATGTGTGTCATAGATGTGAAAATCCAGCGTGGGATGCCAAGTCACCTTATGGAGACTTTCAGAGGAAATGCCAACATCTGTTCCAAGACTTTGGAAACCTCTTGCCCCTTCTGAGGCTTTGAACAAGTAGGACTAGAGGAGGCAGAAGGATTTTGTGAGGTTTTCCATGAAGAAAGCTGGGCTGGGAATCCCATCTTGAGGGTCGCAGGGGGCTGCTCCCTCACCTCAAACCTAGTGAGGGCGCTGCTCCAAGAGCCTGGCATGTGAGCCTGGGGCCTGGCAGCCTGGGCAATAGTCCCACCTGGGGGATctggaaggtgggaggagggccCACTAGCTGCTCTGGTGGGGCTGCTGCCACCCTCCtgggacaccccccacccccggcattcccagaatttttttttggggggaggtaggGGGAATTATGAGAGTTTCTGCAGGACAGAGGTGGGTCTCCCAGCAGAGAGCCTGCCAGGGCTCCATGTCTTGGGTCCTGGGTGGAGGGACCCCACTAGCTGAAGCTTGCTGCTGAGGACGGGGTTGCAGGTGACCACTTGAAATGAGACTGGGCTTGAGAGAGaacactgggagaaagaggctGAGTGGGGAAACTGTGGAGGGGCATTAAAGTGCTCCAGGAGAAAGAGGCAGACTTTAACATCTGCCTGGCAAGGAAGCCTGAAGTCAGCCGCCAGCTGCTGCTGCCCCTTCATCGCCTGCTCCCACAGAGTGGCAGAGTCGTAACCATGGCAACTGGCTGGGGAGGCCCagtggaaaaggagagaagaagccAACCCCTCTCCCCTGTCTCCACTGTGGGGTCCAGCTGGGCAGGCCCAGgctgggggaagagagaggattTAAGGTAAAAAGAAGTTCAGAGTTTTGATGACTACCTTGCATTAGCATTCCAGTTACTGAATTGAGACTGTGTTTGTATCCCAAAGTGACCACGGACACTTTtctaaaaatgagcagaaaatctCGGGCCTGCTGAAGATGTCATTCCAGAAGCGTTTCCTCCTGGAACACTGTTGCTGCAAGGAAACAGCACACGGGTTACTGAGGGTTCCAAACACAGCTTTTAGCAGCTGACACACAAGGACTTTCTCCCCTATTGGTCGGCTCTGGTTTACAGCCCACTTTTGCCCTGGCATATTTTCCTCCAGCTCATATGTTATGCCTGAAGCATGTTGTCTGAATGTCAAGGCCAAGATCTGTGGGCAAAAGCcatttcttggagtttccgttgtggctcagcagaaatgaacctgactagcatccatgaggacgtgggttcaatccctggcctcacccagtgggttatggatccagcattgccatgagctctggtgtggatcgcagacgtggctcagatcccacattactgtggctgtggtgtaggccagtggctgtggctccaatctgacctagcctgggaacctccatatgccgcaggtgcagccccccgcccccaccccacaaaaaaaGCCATTTCTTGCCActggttatgtttttttttttttctgtcattttagggttacacttgcagcatatggaagttcccaggttaagggttgaattggagctgcagctgtatccacagcaactcgggatccaagccgtgtctgtgacctacaccacagctcacagccaggctgcatccttaacccacagagtggggcttgggatcgaacccgagtcctcgtggatactagtggggttcgtaaccactgagccacaacaggaactccactactgGTTCTCTTGAGCCTAATCTCCCTAGAAGACAGAGGACCTTCACGACAAGCACAATCTTCTTGGAAGAGAGAGGAACATGAAGCAGATttcccatttctcagatgggGAAGCAAGGCCCAGAGTCAGGTTGGGAGATGAAGACAGGCAGACTCACGTTTGCTGCCTAGCTGTCATAAAGGCTGGGTGAAGTGAGTGAAGGGGGTCAAAGATACAAACCAGTTATAAGATAATTCCTGGGACTGTGATTCcagcatggtaactatagttaataatactaaaatgtatatttgaaaggtgccaaaagagtagatcttaaaagtactcaacacaaggaaaaaaaaccctatgtgATGACgaatattaactagacttattgtcttattgtgatcattttgaaatgtatggaatcattatgttataaacccgaaactaacataatgttattTATCAGTTATATCTTGATTTTTAGCAAAGGGATGTCAACAGACAATTTATAGCCAAGGAATAATCCCCAATGGCTCACAGACTATGAAAGGATGGTCAAACTTACTAGAAATTGGGGCTATGCCAACAAACATTTTAATGAGGTATAATTTTTCACCCATcagactggaaaaattaaaatgtctgaaAATATTAAGTGCTGGTGAGGTTGAGGGGAAATGGGTTTCGTCATATGCTGCTCATTGGAGTATGGAAGAGCAATTTGACAGAACCTAGTAAATGGGCACATCCTGCAATTCTCCTTCTAGGTATCCACTTGGAAAGAAACCTTCGCCCGAGTTCATAAGGCCCATATTATTACATTATCTCACGTTGGTAAAAATTTGGAGCTATTGCATAAATCCATTTATAAACCaagtattatattaaaaaatgaggtATAGTCGGTAATACAGCAGTCCAAATAAATTAACTGTCCTCTCCATAAATGTGGAGACAGCTAAAACTTACACAATTTTTAGGGAAAATATCAAGTTGTAGAACCCTCCTTACAGTAGTTATGCCTTAGGTAAACTTTAAAGCCACATGCGACAGCATCATAGATATTATATAATACACGTCATATGTATAAATAATGGACTGGAAAGACATCCACAGATTCACGATGGTGTTGGCTGCCTGGAGGACAAAGGAGGGGAAGGGATGAGGGTCTGAAAGACCATCAGCTTTACCTGtgtctttatttctctaaaatactGCTTGAAGCACATCCGGTAAAACATAAATTATCAGTACTGATTGGTGGGAACACAGTGTTATAttaattctattctatttttcagtttgaacattcctttaaaaatccccctctattctgctttctttttctggaacACCTCTTAGAGGGATATTGGAACTTCAGAACTTATTTTCCACATTGCTTAAATAATGAATTCATATTTTCCTCCTCTTATGCTACATTCCAGAAGAATCGCTCAGCTCTTTTGCCAGCTcagtaattcttattttattttatcttttggtatttttagggctgcacccatggcatatggagattcccaggcgagggctccaatccaagctgtagccaccagcctacaccacagctcacagcaacaccagatccttaactcactgagcgaggccagggatccaacctgcatcctcatggttcttgtcggattcattaactgctgagccatgacaggaactcccagctcagTAATTCTTATAAGCTATCATTATTTTGTTATCAGCTCAtctgcttaattttttatttccagtatgatatatgtttttgttttcaagggTTCTCACTGGTTCTTTGTTGGCACAGCCTGCCCATTCTTGTTTCTTAGATGCCAGACCCTCCCTTGTTCTCCAAGGATTAGGATTATGTTTGGGTCTTGCTATGAATACACCTTGTCTCTGTAAGTTCTGTTTTGTGGTCCGTTCTTCTTTCATGATGTTAGCCTTCCCCAAGAGTTTGCTGACTGTTGACTCTGCTCTTTGTTGAGAGGCCCATCTCAGGTTGGGCTCTTTGTTATCTGTTTGTGCTGCTTGCTgcaggaaggagtggaatgggaGTGAGAGTAGGGAAGGGAACGGGGGCTGGTCCAGGCTGATCTCGTGGCTCAGGTGCACGGGACCCTACCTTCTCTCTGACTCAAGCCCACATCCGCTGTGTTGCCTGGAGGGAGATATTTGCGTGAAGGTGGGCAAGGGCTGGTTTACAGAGACCAAACCCTGTAGCCACCTCTTGGTGGTTCTCTCTTTGAGTTGCCCTGGTGCTGTCCAACTTCCAGACACTCCCTCTTCTGGGCATGGTGGTGCTCTCCCATCCACGTTTTGGGAGGTGATTTCTTTCTTCAATCCAATCCCATCATCGTTTCATCTTTAGAAACCCTTCATACTTTCCAATCCACCCGGGGACCCCTTTATAATTTTGAattgtagatttaaaaaatatcttctctttCACTTGTTGGGAATGTATCTTATTTATAATCCCCCATCTGTAACTCTCaagctcagagagagagagagcgcttAGGGCTAGCCATGTAGATCTGGAAGTcgtctgaataaaataaaacttgaagcATGGAAGGGTAAAAGATGTTCCAAGAGAGCCTGGGCACAGAGAGAGGAAAAGCCAACCAAGGATAGACTTTAGAAAATTACCCATGTGTGGGAGGTTGGGATAAAATGAGAAACCAATGGGAAGGCGTGCTGGGAGAGGAAGCAGAAGACTTGGAGAAGGGCAagaagagagaggcaggggagggacGACAGAGAGACGATAGGATCAGCCCTGAAAAAAGGTCATGAGAGCTACTCTGAGGCTGCTGGGGGCTTTGAGAGCTGAGGGGGAGAGGCAAAGCTAATGGCTTTGAGTTGAGGGATGAGAAGAAAGCTGGGGCACTGAGTGTCATTCTATGGCAGCAGTGGCAAAGTGGATGGGGCCTTGAAGAAGGCAAGAAACCAGCCAGGAGAGCGTCCTGGGAGACCCCGGAAAACTCCCTCCGTTGACTTGAGGCCTCCTGACACCCACACGAAAGGAATTTTTCCTTGGTACGAGAAGCAGATGGAATTAACAGACTTGATTATTGTTTCTTCTTGTAATGTATACAGCAAGAGGTATTTTAGAAATACTTGTAACTCCCTGttataaattcatcttttttagaagccatctttctttggtttttagcttccttttcttttctctcatttttctttttagggccacacctgcagcatatggaagttcccgagctagggcctgaatcagagctgcagctgctggcctacaccacagccacagcaatgccagatccgagccacctctgcaacctacaccacagcttacagcaatgctggatccttaacccaccaagtaaggccagagacagaacctgcatcctcacagagactatgctgggttcttaatctgctgagccacaatgggaacaccttggCTTTCTTTTTATGAACATATTTCCATTTTGTCACAGATGCAAGACCTGTACCATTAAGTGTCACACTTTTTACCCTGGGGAAAGTCATAAAAAGTGTTGTAAGTTTCTGCCCTTGGAACAGATATATAGCTACTGCTCAGAGTTTGGCCACGCTCTTCAGAAAGGACTCCTTTCGTGTTTACTCTGCCACCAGGAGAGCCACTCCAGCTctaagagccacagctgcctaGACTAGCAAGGAACTTGGACCTTTGGCTTCAGGCCAGATGAGTAGGATCAATATCTGGGAAGTGGTTGCCTCCATGAGAGGAAATATGGGTGAGTTAATCCTGTGAATGGACTCTGATTAGTTGAGCCCTGACACTTTCATCTCACTGTTAGGAAAGAATGACCTTTCTCCCCTGCTCACAGGGGAGAGTCCTGCCTAATTGAGGCAGATTATGAAGTTGAAGGAGAGACAGACAAGGCAGAAAAGGGGAATTTAAAATAAGCCCTAAACACAAGGTTCcaagaagaaaggggaagaggtGTAGTCAACATCTGGGCTCTTTTTTCTAAGCAGCTCTATTGAGCTATAACTGATATTTGATAAACTttgtatttaaagtatacaatttgataAGCTTTGACACATGCATACACTTGCAGTGACATCACCACTATCAAGATAATGAATGTGTCCATTACCCCCCCCCCAGTTTCCTTATGTCCCATTGCAATTctttcctctcctgcccccaaCAAACATGGATGTGCTTCCTGTCACTACAGAAAAGcttgcattttctaaaattttatatacatgaaatcatacctatattatattctttttctatctgacttatttcattcaacattattattttttcttttcttagggccacacctgcagcttatggaagttcccaggctaggagttgaactggagttTCAGCTGTCACCCTGcctcacagccacagtgacactggatttgagctacatctgtaacctatgaattgtggcaatgccagggatcaaacccacatcctcacagagacattgttgggtccttaacccactgagccacaatgggaactcccaatattattgttttgagattcattcatgctgTTGTGTGTGTACcaataatttgttccttttcattgctaaataatattctatcatacatatataccacaatttttttgtccttttagctgTTGGTAGACATCTGAgttatttccaggttttttttttttgttgttgttatcacaAATggagctgctatgaatatttgtgtgtgAGTCTTTTTATGGCATGtgctttaatttctcttgggtagatacctGGGAGTTGAATGGCTGGATCATTTAGgtgtatatttaacttttaaaaaaactaccaagcttttttccaaagtgatattttcattttgcatccCCACTGGCTCCATATCCTCAATGACACTTTGTAGAGTTGATCTCTTTAACTTTTGATGTTCTAATAGGTGTATAGGAGTGTCcccttgtgacttttttttactgagatatagttaatttagaatattatatgtttcaagtgtacaacatcgtgattcacaatttttgaagattatactgtttatggttattataaaatattgactatattttctgtactgtacaatatatcttttttattttatacctagatCCTTGtgattttactttgcattttaggTGGAGTTCTTTTAATTTAGGGTTTCATAACAATAAGAAGCTAGATGAGAATGGTTCTGTCTATTCAACTGCCCTACGATTAAACAGTTAAAAACcactgtgtaggagttcccgtcgtggtgcagtggttaacgaatccgactaggaaccatgaggttgcgggttcggtccctgcccttgctcagtgggttaacgatccggcgttgccgtgagctgtggtgtaggttgcagacgcggctcggatcctgcgttgctgtggctctggctacagctccgattcaacccctagcctgggaacctccatatgccgcaggagcggcccaagaaatagcaaaaaagacaaaaaaaaaaaaacaaaacccactgtgtatactattttatatacactTATGTAACACAGTTAATAAATGAGCTTGATTTTTACTTTCAGTCTTTCCTCTTTAAACATTGAGTCACCTTTGAAGCCAGAGGAGGCCAAAGAGATATGAATCTACCTGGTCATGTATTCAGTGCCAGCTTTTCTACctttttcctgctgtggtgccttCTGTCTTGCCTCTTCTGTGCTCTGAGATTTTTCTCCAGCCTCCTTGGGGGTCAGAACGAGCCCTATGCCACATCCAGGTGCTTCAAATTACAAAAAGAATTGGAACACTTGCTCAATATTTGGAATTAAGGACAATGATcatgaactaattttttttttttttcctgctgggtAATGGTTTGGAATATCTTTGGGGTCATGGATTCTTTTGAAACTCAGATAAAATATCCGGAGAGCGGAAAGtataggtatatatacaaaaaaaaaggatgcacaGGTCCAACTCTGGCTAATGTTATGGGTCAGAGGTATGCAATGTAAGAACACAGAggggcatttttttccttttaatttttctactcAAGAAAGGAGTGGCAGGGGCTGCCCCATGTTGTCAGGAGATGCTGGAAAACAGAGTAGGGGCCTGCAGATCAAAGTCCCTTGGAAATCCTTCTGCCCTAGACTTTTTGTTATAGGAGCCACAAAATACTTTCTGTTGTTTGAGGCAACATGAGCTTTGTTACCAGCAGCTGAAATGACCCTAAAGGGTACAAGGGGTGTCACTGGGCTGAGTGGGCTTCCTTCTTCTGAGAGAGCCAGGGCAAAGGATGGGGACATTTTGAAATGCAAGGAGGGAGCTGAGGGGGATGGGCCTCGGATCCCAGCAGTGGCCTCAGGAGCGAAGGAGGTGGTGGGTGTGGGCTTCGAGGTGGGGACAAGGTTGACTgacttcctcctgcccctccctcaggTGTTACGAGAGGGtgtcctaccccacccccacagcgAGTCCCTCTGTCCTGACATCCTGACGATGCTGGCTCTCTGTTGGAAGAGGCAACCACTGGCCCTTCCATCCTTCCGTGGATCCTGTTTGCAGCTGTTCTTTCCAGGCAGCCTTGTCTCAGCTTCCTTCTTCCGGTTTGACAGGATGACTCTGTGACAGCCCGTGTGGGTGTGGCTCTCATTTAGAAACCCAGGAATGAACCCTTGAAGTGTGTCATTGTGAAGGGGTGGCCAGTGACCAACCCTTCTCTCTTGTCATAGCCACCTGACTCTCCCTCTGGCTGGGTGTCTATTGCTCTGctcctctttgtgtgtgtgtgtgtgtgtgtgtgtgtgtgtgtgtgtgtgtgtgtgtgtggtccttttgccttttctagggccgctcctgcagcatgtggaggttccaaggctaggggaccaattggagctgtagccgccagcctacaccacagccacagcaatgcgagatccgagctgcctctgcagcctacaccacagctcacggcaatgctggatccttaatccactgagcaaggccaggggtcgaacctgcaacctcatggttcctagttagattctttaaccactgagccatgactggaactccttgcTCTTCTCCTCTTGATGATGGAGAAGCTCCACCATCCTGGGCACATCCAGTCTGCGCTCTCCTTCCCAGGATCATCTCCCTAAAGCACCTCATTTCTTGGTCTCCAAATCTGTGGTGTTTCCCCATCACCTAaccctttctctgtcttctggCCCTATTTTTCTGATCTTAGTCACTCCACACATTCTTATGGCGCCTTTACCaagagccaggcactgtgcaggTGCAGAAAATGTTAAGATGAGCTAAGAGCTTTCAGCCTGGCTGGGGGGTGCTGGGGCACCCTTGGAGCACATGCTGTAATGGTTTTGGCATCAAGGGTTGTTCTGGAGCCACACAGCCTTAAGGAGGGAGAATGCACTGGGTGCAACATGATGCAAACAATGGTTGCGGGGGCAAAATTTGGAGAGGGCTTCCTGGAC is a genomic window of Sus scrofa isolate TJ Tabasco breed Duroc chromosome 13, Sscrofa11.1, whole genome shotgun sequence containing:
- the LINC02054 gene encoding LOW QUALITY PROTEIN: uncharacterized protein LINC02054 (The sequence of the model RefSeq protein was modified relative to this genomic sequence to represent the inferred CDS: inserted 1 base in 1 codon; deleted 1 base in 1 codon; substituted 2 bases at 2 genomic stop codons); protein product: MGAQGVAQLSGEMMYRETHTRLDLSGGQTKPILGAGQCHILPLLXGPAKSVPPSLTSQHLPVWFWTTCCSPSLPXFPSSQKSWRKGGPNTWRKQXGKDMAGIPAQTSCPPAVAVLAELSSFLTVFGLDVRLGPTIPPSIPSSPVRGLLPLNTLGLVKPLRVVLFLPDMPLPLTLLYLMITP